DNA from Triticum aestivum cultivar Chinese Spring chromosome 7D, IWGSC CS RefSeq v2.1, whole genome shotgun sequence:
CAGGCGCGCAACCCCACTTTGAGGTGTGGTGGCTCGTGTCAAGGAGCCAACCATGATTCAGAAGGAACGATTTGATTATCTTCTCATGTACGTGAATAATACAGTCTGATCAGCACACAATTGAGACTTTGAGATCGATCAAACGCCATTGGCCGAAGTTGCTCGTTCAGCTGGTTCGTCAATTGGTCCTTCTGACCGCCAACAATACGGCCATATGGGAACTAGAAAACCAATGCATACAACCACGAGATCATGATGCAGAAAAACCTGATCCACCACTGATCCGCTGCTGTGGCTACCGTTCGTCGTCGAGCGCCTGCACCGTTCCCGCGCCGCCCTCTGCCCATACTGTACTCACAAATCACCATGTCGTCTTCCTTGACTGGAAACTCCAGGAAAGATGGCTTTATCACATTGAAGCACCGCGGCCGCCGCCGCTATAACCAATGCCACAAGTAATATCTGGGTGATCAGGGCATCGGATGACGATTAGCTGGATGCATGCTTATCAACTGAGGGCAAGCAGCTAGATGCATGTACGGATGATTACTGCAGGCGGACCGAGATAAAAGTACTAACAACTTTGAGCACGTCACGTCCTAGGTGCGTTCCTATGCATATGTCATTATGTGCATGAAGCAAATAGCTAGATCCAGTATTGACATTAACTAAACTGAATTAGACTTCAAGATACTTTTTATTTTCTATTAGTGCCACATCTGTCACAATTTATATCCACAATTACTCACGCTTGTCGTCGTCTCCATAAAAAACTCAAGGTCTATCCGAAGTAAATATATTTGTCGCTGCATTACTTAGAGCCAATAATATATGTACATGTGTTTTTCAACTATTTAGAGATCTAGATAGAGATACTATGTGATAGTATATCATTATTGCTAAAAGGTTTGCTTCCACTGAGCATGTATGAGTATGCGCAGATAATTTCACACTTTGAAGGAAGTTTGTTTAGTTTTCAGACCTAAGTTAAGTTTATTTTGATCCAAATCCAACAATAAAATTTGGATAATTTCTCAATGTTATCTACAATGGGTGGCATGTATTTATACCATGACTAATCAGCTTGATCAataatgtatttttgtatttttgcagTTCTTTTTTTTTGCGGAAGAAGGAACTTTCATTAATCAAACGGGATGATTACATTTAGACTTAACTATGCTACTATCTCTTCGGGGAAGTTTCAAAGCCAACACATAGTTCGCTATTGCACCCGTCCCATACAAGCAAGGGTGTGGCTAGCAGCATTAGCATGTCGAGTGATCTTCAGTAGACTAATGTTCCTCCTGCATATGTATTTTTGTGGTTCATATATGGTGAAAATTTTATATGTCAGCTTTCACATACACATATCTGAGTAATACCACCTCCGATCTATAATAAGTATCACAGTCTTGAACTAAACCCAGTttaaaactgcgacacttattttattttagatagGAGGGGGTatcatttttatttgtttttcaagGATGAGTGTTGCATCTCAATAGTAGCATGGCTGCCGAATGCCCAGCAATTTTACACCAAACGAAAGATAAGTCGAGGTAGAAGCCGACTGATTGGGTGCTATAGTTCACCACGGGAGGTAACAGTCAAATACCATATGAATTGTCAAATTCATTTTgtacctgttgcaatgcacggactcttttgctagtaataatataaagcaataaaaaattatacgatacgatgaagacgtatcaccGTATACTTCGTTCGTTCGGTTGTTGCTTTATACTTCTTTCGTCTCATaatataatataagaacgtttttgacaacACTTGTATTGGGAGTTCATTTGGTTATATAGGTGGTATAGGGGAGTTTTTTTAATTACGAATTTCAGATTGCCCTCTCTTGTGCTTCCGTTTCTCATTTGGGCTTTTGCTCTCtccctcctgctcgtcgccgaaaTCGCCATGGCTCCCGCCTCCCGCCCGCCGACGGCGACGCCGCTGGCCGCATCCTCGTCCCGGATAGATTCGCCATCGCTGAAGGCAGCCCTCGCAATGGCTCTCATCCACTACAAACGCCTCCCCTCGACAACCGCCGCCTCCGTGGGCACCTCCTCCCCGCCTCTTATCCACTGGAAGCGCAAGGTCTCATACACaatcccccctcccctccttaCCACAAACCTCTAATTCCACCTTCATCTCACTTCATCCTCTTCACCGACCCAGGCTAAGGAGCGGAAGCGCGAGATCCTCCGCCTCCGCGAAGAGCTCAAGCTCCTCCAAGGTAAGTGCGCGCGCCCGCGTTCGTTCAGTTTCCGGCGCCCAGTTGGTGTGACTTAGATGTTTTGTCGATCAGATGGGGTGCGCGGGGAGGCGATGGAGCCGCCGGTTGCGTCATGCCGCTGCCACTTCTTCGACGGGTGCAGCgacctgcagccgccgccgccaacggGTGGAGGAGAGCATTGGGTCGACGAGGTGCTGCGGAGGAGGTTCCTCAGATTGGGTACAGTTTTAGAGTCTGCGGTCGAGATGAAATTAATTGGCCACTATGCAACCCCCCAAATTTTAACAATCGTGTTTTGTAATTTAATCGCAACAGCGCGGTGGAAGGAGAAGCGACGGAGACTGGATCGATCTCTTCCCGTCACTAGTTTGATGGGTGGGTGCTACTCAGAACATATCCTTATGCTTTAACTTTTCATTTTTTGCTCCACGAGTGTGTATGAACTGTGCGCCATTTGGAAGTTTGGATCGTTCCCCTCTTACAACTCTCTATTTCAGGTTACTGCAGCAAAATTTTATCTTCTTAAACCTTCGTTTGAATCATTTGATTGTGCAGAGTTCAATAGCGAGGATGAGATACAACAGCTTAGCTTGTCTACTGACTTCCTGGTGGAGCTATCAGATGGGATTTTTGCGAAAGTATAATTGTATCCTCTCATTGTAACTGAGATTCCCATATTTTGTTTCTTCTATGTTTCTAACGTTGGATTATCTTGTGCAGAGAGAATCTTGCTCCACATTTGCTACATTCTCTCACCAAGCAGTAAATTTCATTTTGTGTAAGTCAGAATTCTGCTATAATATCATCGTTGAATCTGACCGATAATCTAAGCTATGCATAGTGTGATGTGTAATCCAGTGAGATATTAAGAAAGTACTCGACTATGATGAACACGACATTCCGCCTTGGTGTGTATTGACCCGAAATAATTACTGTACAGTCAAGTTTTAGTATTTTCATGGGTATAATATTTGACGGAAAAAAACACAAACTTATCTACACTACAAATTCAGCCTTCTACATTTCATTTGTGCTGAACTATCACCATTTGGTCCATATGTACATTTACATGCTCAAAGAATGCAGGATATGATGTGGTTGTTTGAAATAATGAAATTTATGGGACACAAAGGCCAATTTTAGATTTCTCTTTCCAGATTGTATAATATAGAAGACTAGTACCCTATTAGTTACCACTTATCAATTCAAGCAGGATAGAATAGACACGCAGGCACACCTTACATGTACATAATAAATCATGGTGCTCATAATTTTCAGTGTGTTGACATGGCGAACCAATGGCATGGAATAAAAAAAGGGCAGCCCGATGCACGTAgcgggtccggggaagggtccgaccactttgggtcttttgtatgCAGCCTTTCCCCGCATTTCTGCAAGAGGCCGTTTCCAGACCAATGGCATGGAATCTAGGCAACAAATCAACATTGCCATATTTTGCAGAATACGACTTACAAATTCACTTCCAGCTTCCAGCCTTATTTTCTGTTGTCTTAGTGGGTTGCTATTTACTGTTTACTATAGACGTACACCACTGTAGGTGATCCAGAATCTTTTTCGAGTTCTTAAATCTGCAATGTCAGACCAAAACATGCATGTTCAAAATACAGTGCAGACAAAATTACCATTATGTTAATGATTAAATTTTCTGTTTATCTTATCTGTTCAATCCATATTTGGTTGAGACAACAGTCTTTTACCAATTTGTAAAATATGTTTTCTTTCAGCTTTACTGAAGAACATTCTATtgtcgaaaagggaaaaggaacTGGTTGAGGAGATAATTGATGGTTTAGTGACACGTTTGATGAAAAGGATGTGTACCATTCCTGAAAATGCTGGTACTTCAGATTCAGGTGATACTTATTTGATATACTCTTCAAGTACTTTGGATGTTTTGTCTATATTCTTTCAGAACAGTACACACAAGGTGATGGTCTGACAGAAACATGCAATGCAACCTTACTCCTGATACAGATTTCTGGCATGCAAGTTACTCTAGTTAGTTCATAGAGTGTTTTCAAATTTGTAAATATTTACTGCGACCACAATCCCAGGCTGTTTTGCAATACATCAATATAGCACAAGTTGCTTTATGCTTCTGGTAGTATTTTACTCAGGGTCATGGCTTTCTTGAGGTCAGCCCTAAGTTATGCTGTAAAATCATCGATGATATGCTCTGGGAGATATTCAATGTGAAATAAATTATGCTTTCCTTATTATTTCGGTTTATTTACAGTACACTAGGTAGCATTCTAGCTTGCAGCCTCCATCCCAACTTATCGTCAAACAAATTTTCAATCCCAACTAGAGATAACAAATGTATGTTTACTTTATATATTTATATGGGTCCACAAAATAACGTGAAATACTTCCTGCGTACCAAAATTGAACTTGTAGTACGTGTGGAAGTCCCACCAAGTATGATAGATTAGTTATAGGCTTCATGGTGTTTGTTTTACATTCTTTCTTATAGGCAAATCATATCAACATATTCTTTTACATGATCACTTTGAATCATGTTTTATTCTGAATAGATCTGCTGAGTAGTCACGTCTGTAGTTTCATTTAGTTAGTTTTGGTCATTTCAGTGCAGAGTAATCGCAATGACATAAACTATGAATTTTGGCATTCATGTGTCTGTGCTCCTAATATCAACCAATAGTACATTGATTGTCGCCTTCCATTTTGTTCAAGTTTGCAGGGCCAGTTGACTGCTCAGATGCCCAATTCAATGTGCAGCACTTGTTCCGCAAGTTAGGAAATGAAGAATTCATTGGTCAGCGGATAATCCTTGCAGTTTCTCAAAAGATCTCAAATGTATCAGAAAGCTTGCTTCTCTTAGATCCGTTTGATGATTCCTTCCCTGATATGCATGGCAATATGTTCATTATGTAAGCTTAAGCTGATCTTCTTTTCATTCTAGTTTATATTACAGTCGAAGAATTTTAACTTATCCAAAGGCACTCATGATTCCCTGTTCTCCAGTGTACCCATTTTAATTCACTAGTTTATAACAGACGTTTTGACCTGTAGCATTGAAATCTGGATGAAAAACTATACCAGCAGTTTGCACAGGGCAGCTATTCCTACATGTGCAGTAGTTCATAGTCATTTAGTCTTGAATTATTGGATGAAGAATAGTTTGAAGAGGCTACCATTATCACTTTAGCAGTATAGTGAAAAATGCTTTGAATAGCCAATCAGTTGCCCATTAATTTAGCGCTGGCCCAAAGTGTCGCAATTAGGATACACAGAGATTAGTTAACGGGTTTGAGCTTTCATTGGCTGTCAAATCTGGTTAATTGACAGCCTACAGCCCATTTAGTTTTTTGTTTTGCGGGATTGCTCATTAACTTTTAGCATCCTGCATGTGCATCAACTATGTTATTCTTCATTGGTCCAAATTTATTCCTTTGTCTTATTGATCTTCACAGACTGTATGGTTGGATATGTGTAGAATTAACTGAACATTTGAAGGGGGATATACAACAGTTGCTACTTCCTGCAACAGTTTCAGAAATAGATGATGGTGTCGAAAATGTATTTTCAAATTTGTCAGACAAGTAACATATAAGAAACTATTTCGGTTGGCTACCTGGAACTTTATCATTAGATTTGTGATGGAAAATATTTTCACAACATGCTCTTAAATAGTAACATATTGACACACAAAATAACGGTCAAAGTTACATATTAAGAATGCGATGTGTGCTCATGTATGGAATGCCGTTTCTATAGTTCGTATGAGATTTTTTTTTGTTACCTTGATTCTGACTGTATAACTAAATGTTGCGTGTGGTCATCCTATTCGTGTGTTGCAGGATTCAATTAATCGACTTCCTCATATCTGATTACATGAAAATTTGGCTATGTTGCGAGCAATTTGACAAAAGTTAGTGTTTTCTTACCCCTGGCCATCCTTTTCCCTATCTATTAAGTTTTCTGAATTGTGTTTGCATTCAACCCTTAAAACAACAACAGAGTCTTTCAGTCCcgaacaagttggggtaggctagagttgaaacccataagatctcgaaaCCTAGTCATGGTTCTGGCATgtggatagctaacttccacgcacccctgtctaTGGCTAGTCCTTGGTGATATTTCAGTTCTTCAGGTCTCTCTTtatggactcctcccatgtcaagtttggtGTAGCtcaacctctcttgacattatcaacaTTAAACACGACAGTGTGAAAAATATCAGGGTCGCATCACTTGATTTAAAGAAATTGCGTCGTATCAAATATCTAAATATAGATACTATGTTTTAGTTGGCAGCCACAGTTGAGAGCTTTTTATTATATAGATGTGCATCTTTAATTACAAATTTGAATTGATAAATACTGAAATGTATATCCAAATAACACACTGCTAATAGAGCTTCATTGCATCATACTATGCTATATCTTCCCGGCAATTCATTGCAGAGAGTTTGATCAAACTTTACAAACTGTTATCCAGAAATATTTGAAGAATGGGTCAGATCTATTCTGAAGGCACGCAAAGACCTGGAAGTCGTAGAAAACATAAATGGGCTGTATGTAGTGTACATTGAGCGAGTGGTTGGAAGGTTGGCGAGGGAGGTGGCTCCTGCTGCTCACCAGGGAAAGCTGGACCTGGATGTCTTTTCCAAACTCCTGTGCTGATCACTTCCAGCCTCAGACTTGAAAATGTATTACTCACAAGTTATTTGATTGACCTGTTTACAGTTTTTTTTACTCCAGAAATTAGCTACTGAATCTATTGTTTTGCTGTTATTCTGTAAGCACATATTGTTCCATTGCCCTTTACTCACATATTCATAATATATCATGTTCTGCATATCAATTTCAGGATGCTTACCTACAGAAAGATTGTCCAGAAAGCTGGCATTCTGTAACATCTGTTCGCCACTGAACAGCCAGAACCAAGACATAACCAAAGAATGTTTAGTTATTTCATCTTGTGAGTGTGTATTTACTGCAAACCAGTTTGCTATAACCAAGTACGTATGATTAATTGTTCTAATTAGACTTAGATATGCGGATACTAGTCTATAATAAACTTCAGAATCTATGGATGGATCTAACATTGGCAGTGTTTGATTCATAAATCTTTATAACTGTGGTACCTTTCACTTCACACCGTTGCCTTGCATTTCTTGTCTTCTATTCTTGAGAGACTTGCAAATACAGTTTTTAGTTTCAAACTATAGAAAGAAAATAAATCATACAACCTGATCTTCTATttattatctactccctccgttcctaaatatttgtctttctagagatttcaacaagtgaccacataccggcaaaatgagtgaatctacactctaaaatatgtctatatacatccgtatgtgatagtccatttgaaatctctaaaaagacaaatatttaggaacggagggagtagatgctcTACAAAAAGAGGCAAAGCTTCTTACTCCTGTACCCTtggtgtcatattcaaaggtatacaAGATCATGCCGTATCTGCTTTAAAAGGGTAGAGTACTTTTCTTAACTAAGAGAGTGTAAGACCATTGCATGTGCCGTGCAGTGGGCGCTGTTGTCTGTTACTCTTGATGTGTTGCTTCATTTCTAGTTGTGATGTTGAAATCACGGCGTCAACTGGTGACGCCAAGCTAAATGACTAGTCGCGTTTTGGGGGTACTTTGCTCAACAGTTACTTCTTGCTTTACAATTATTATCCGATCAGACTTCTTGTGGCCGAAAATACAATGGCCTTCTGGAACTAGAATCACAACTGAATTGGTTGTGTTGTTTTCCTTACTATTGCAATCGCAAATGAATCACAAATTTATTCTATATATCGAAGATTGACCAAAAAATACTAATATGTGCATCGAACATTTTTCAGTAACACTGACGGTGCTTTGCCATTCTGAAGCCATCTGTCAACTAATGGGGCTGGCTAGATATGTTCCGAATTGCTAGCGCCAATTCTGTTTCAGTAACATAGCGAGGACAGCAAGCGGCATGAAAGATATGCAGGGGAATAATGTGAGCATGCTTAAATAGTATTAGGTTGGAGACACAAAAAGTTTGGACATGAGTAGAAATGCTTCCGCTCTTGTTTTGGGGAAGAATGAAGTTTCACTCCTCACCCTAAGGCAAACAGATGAACCCTAGCAAGCTTTATTGTTCAAATCAGTGTTTGAGGAGTTACATCACCTTTCTAGCCGGCCTTCTGTTGACACCCTCGTCGGTAGAATCAAAGATGAGGCCAGGCTTTGGGCTAGGGCAGGTGCCACCGGGCTTAGAACTGCCCCACCGACACCATGGGACCGTGGGCCGTGCATTATTCTTGCTCCTTGCTTGTAGCCTCTTAGGAGGGCTGTAACCTTtgcgttttctcaaaaaaaaaaaaaaatcacctTTCCAGCCAGCAGGTACCATTTGCCCCCTTTCTCTACTTGCATAACAAGAGCAAATCTTGTGAAGAGAGATGACAACTAATCAATCTGATGCtctttcaagtctttgcattatcTTGGTTAATCTCAACCGCCCTCTTCGCCTCATTGACAGGGCGTCTATGCTTGATCAGTGCAAGGTCGTTTTCGCGGGGGCTGATATGATCCAGCATCTTATGCCTCGGTGGCAAAGGGGGAAAAGGAAAAACAAGTGGCGTGTGCTGCTGTTCCAGCGCCTGGATCTGGCCTTCTTCCCCAGCTGTGAAACATCTGAATCCCAGGTTTGACACACGAGCCACTCATCTTCTTATTGCCATTTGGATACGAATGAGGCAAACGAAGGCGAGTGCACTTTACTTGGTCACCGTCGAGGCTAACTAACCAAATACTCCTATGAGATCGATTATTGCTCTTTTGGAAGTCGGATCTTGTACAGTTTAAATTCAGTAACGCAGGGGCTGCGTTGTGTGGTCGTGACTAGTCCGTTATGCCACGGTTAATGGAAATAGTTGAAACTCATTAGTACAGTTATATATGCCGGCTTGCCTTGGTTTCCCACCGACCAGGCGACCAGGCTAGCCACGTTAGGTGGTACTAGTATCTGAATAATTCCAACCTATGGGATGGATCAtattgatagatagatagatagatagatagataagatAACACGAGTGATAATAAGCCGATGGACGGAGC
Protein-coding regions in this window:
- the LOC123166917 gene encoding protein MULTIPOLAR SPINDLE 1 isoform X1, translating into MAPASRPPTATPLAASSSRIDSPSLKAALAMALIHYKRLPSTTAASVGTSSPPLIHWKRKAKERKREILRLREELKLLQDGVRGEAMEPPVASCRCHFFDGCSDLQPPPPTGGGEHWVDEVLRRRFLRLARWKEKRRRLDRSLPVTSLMEFNSEDEIQQLSLSTDFLVELSDGIFAKRESCSTFATFSHQAVNFILSLLKNILLSKREKELVEEIIDGLVTRLMKRMCTIPENAGTSDSGPVDCSDAQFNVQHLFRKLGNEEFIGQRIILAVSQKISNVSESLLLLDPFDDSFPDMHGNMFIMIQLIDFLISDYMKIWLCCEQFDKRCLPTERLSRKLAFCNICSPLNSQNQDITKECLVISSLTLTVLCHSEAICQLMGLARYVPNC
- the LOC123166917 gene encoding protein MULTIPOLAR SPINDLE 1 isoform X3 codes for the protein MAPASRPPTATPLAASSSRIDSPSLKAALAMALIHYKRLPSTTAASVGTSSPPLIHWKRKAKERKREILRLREELKLLQDGVRGEAMEPPVASCRCHFFDGCSDLQPPPPTGGGEHWVDEVLRRRFLRLARWKEKRRRLDRSLPVTSLMEFNSEDEIQQLSLSTDFLVELSDGIFAKRESCSTFATFSHQAVNFILSLLKNILLSKREKELVEEIIDGLVTRLMKRMCTIPENAGTSDSGPVDCSDAQFNVQHLFRKLGNEEFIGQRIILAVSQKISNVSESLLLLDPFDDSFPDMHGNMFIMIQLIDFLISDYMKIWLCCEQFDKRCLPTERLSRKLAFCNICSPLNSQNQDITKECLVISSWRLCLISARSFSRGLI
- the LOC123166917 gene encoding protein MULTIPOLAR SPINDLE 1 isoform X2; protein product: MAPASRPPTATPLAASSSRIDSPSLKAALAMALIHYKRLPSTTAASVGTSSPPLIHWKRKAKERKREILRLREELKLLQDGVRGEAMEPPVASCRCHFFDGCSDLQPPPPTGGGEHWVDEVLRRRFLRLARWKEKRRRLDRSLPVTSLMEFNSEDEIQQLSLSTDFLVELSDGIFAKRESCSTFATFSHQAVNFILSLLKNILLSKREKELVEEIIDGLVTRLMKRMCTIPENAGTSDSGPVDCSDAQFNVQHLFRKLGNEEFIGQRIILAVSQKISNVSESLLLLDPFDDSFPDMHGNMFIMIQLIDFLISDYMKIWLCCEQFDKKIFEEWVRSILKARKDLEVVENINGLYVVYIERVVGRLAREVAPAAHQGKLDLDVFSKLLC